A single genomic interval of Oncorhynchus mykiss isolate Arlee chromosome 13, USDA_OmykA_1.1, whole genome shotgun sequence harbors:
- the LOC118938199 gene encoding uncharacterized protein LOC118938199, with protein sequence MFFANCFDSTELAVGQTIFQGKWVTTVSPQTVTITVIHYSTVLYNTLLYTTVLSFTITVIHCCTVLYNHCYTLQYCPLQYTVIHCCTVLYNTLLYTTVLSFTIHCYTLLYCPLQYTVIHYSTVLYNTLLYTTVLSFTIHCYTLLYCPLQSLLYTAVLSFTIHCYTLLYCPLQYTVIHYSTVIYNTLLYTTVLSFTKHCYTLYTTVLSFTITVIHCCTVLYNTLLYTTVLSFTIHCYTLQCCLLQYTVIHYSTVLYNTLLYTTVLSFTIHCYTLLYCPLQYTVIHYCTVLQCTTFCYITTLF encoded by the exons ATGTTTTTTGCAAATTGttttgattcgacagaattggctgtagggcaaactatttttcaagggaagtgggtgacaactGTCAGCCCTCAAACTGTTACGATCACTGTTATACACTACAGTACTGTCCTTTACAATACACTgttatacactactgtactgtcctttaCAATCACTGTTATACACTGCTGTACTGTCCTTTACAATCACTGTTATACACTACAGTACTGTCCTTTACAATACACTGTTATACACTGCTGTACTGTCCTTTACAATACACTGTTATACACTACAGTACTGTCCTTTACAATACACTGTTATACACTGCTGTACTGTCCTTTACAATACACTGTTATACACTACAGTACTGTCCTTTACAATACACTGTTATACACTACAGTACTGTCCTTTACAATACACTgttatacactactgtactgtcctttaCAATCACTGTTATACACTGCTGTACTGTCCTTTACAATACACTgttatacactactgtactgtcctttaCAATACACTGTTATACACTACAGTACTGTCATTTACAATACACTGTTATACACTACAGTACTGTCATTTACAAAACACtgttatacactatacactactgtactgtcctttaCAATCACTGTTATACACTGCTGTACTGTCCTTTACAATACACTgttatacactactgtactgtcctttaCAATACACTGTTATACACTACAGTGCTGTCTTTTACAATACACTGTTATACACTACAGTACTGTCCTTTACAATACACTGTTATACACTACAGTACTGTC CTTTACAATACACTGTTATACACTGCTGTACTGTCCTTTACAATACACTgttatacactactgtactgtcctacagtgcaccacattttgttacattacaaccttattctaa